The Gracilimonas sp. genome includes a region encoding these proteins:
- a CDS encoding two-component regulator propeller domain-containing protein, translating to MAKKRTILSGLLYLYFLLAIPFFSEAQTVNFENYVVTQFGLEEGLPQSSVNDIIQTKDGYLWLATFGGIVRFDGNSFTIFNKSNTRQLYSERILELYEDQRGYIWLFPEGDEGIIQRFKEGEAETFRFPGTGETRVEINEDKRGVLWVSAREKIFRLVGDSFIESKEINNTNLADKALKDTSGVWFAYDFKLLKTLGDSVVKIQESSGVHNERYIEVQEFPENSGNLFIGTVKAGLIHLTNGKRKVLNAANGLIDDQFIRFKKFDDERLIINLPGNISVWNGKDFDVLNPIPDQPDIRYRSILEDNEGNYWFGTDGDGLFKLSPTPITMIDGEQGLKNDKMLSITKLKDGRALFSTNCGGIFEWDGTSARRSTVHNFMDSDCNWSVFQDSRGRIWIGSLGVVYGSALNEPMYTFENELALGGVVPVFGIAEHSNGTIWILTEDGLYEYDGSHFNHYTTEEGLYANDTRALVEDREGTFWVGTRAGLNRIKAGKIEKVELNAKETDSKQPPVRAIYEDGDGYIWIGTYGNGLFRLDGSEVLNITKEDGLFDDIISHIVEDEGGYFWMGSNRGISNVKRSDLNDFLDGEIDHIQSNSYGAADGMNSAETNGGFQPSSFTDSLGRIYFPTVAGVAVVNPGLVRKNEVSPRIYIEKLNTDEGPVELSSGISLSYNTPYLEILYTAISFSEPEKVEFRYKMEGLNDDWIEVGNRREALYSKIPPGDYTFRVIAGNSDGVWNMEGASLNIVVTPPFWQTTWFYTLMGLLVAGAGGLVYYLRIEQLKRQNARQKRFTEQLIESEEQERKRIASELHDSLGQQILVIKNRAELARKFVEQPAELDEQLNEIMQSALISIADVRSISHGLRPVHLEKFGLTEALHNLCSQVQDSSSIEWSYHVDDIDEVIPKEKEINFYRVIQEGVNNIFKHAQATEASVIIRRADPGLKAMIWDNGIGFDPHDKLNAGGLGLSGMNERVETLGGTLMVNSGEMEGTTITIVISVKEWVVS from the coding sequence TTGGCAAAGAAAAGGACAATCTTATCAGGCTTGCTCTATCTGTATTTTTTGTTGGCTATTCCATTTTTTTCAGAGGCACAAACTGTAAACTTTGAAAATTATGTAGTGACTCAGTTTGGATTAGAAGAGGGTCTTCCCCAAAGTTCAGTAAATGATATTATCCAAACTAAAGACGGCTACCTCTGGCTTGCTACATTTGGAGGAATTGTTCGGTTCGATGGGAACTCATTTACCATTTTCAATAAGTCCAACACCAGGCAGTTATACTCTGAGCGGATTCTTGAGCTTTATGAAGATCAGCGGGGATACATTTGGCTTTTTCCCGAAGGTGATGAAGGCATTATTCAGCGGTTCAAAGAAGGTGAAGCAGAAACCTTTAGATTCCCTGGTACAGGAGAAACACGGGTTGAAATTAATGAAGACAAGCGGGGTGTTCTATGGGTGTCTGCTCGCGAAAAAATATTCAGATTGGTGGGTGATTCTTTTATTGAAAGTAAAGAAATTAATAATACCAATCTTGCGGATAAAGCCCTTAAAGACACCAGCGGAGTCTGGTTCGCCTATGACTTTAAACTTCTGAAAACCCTGGGAGATTCGGTAGTAAAGATTCAGGAAAGTTCGGGAGTTCATAACGAGAGATATATTGAGGTTCAGGAATTCCCCGAGAACTCTGGCAATCTTTTTATCGGTACGGTTAAGGCGGGGTTGATTCATCTAACCAACGGCAAGCGGAAAGTCCTCAATGCAGCGAATGGATTAATTGACGATCAATTCATCCGATTTAAAAAGTTTGACGATGAGCGCCTCATTATAAATCTGCCCGGAAACATTTCTGTCTGGAATGGAAAAGACTTTGATGTTTTAAATCCAATCCCCGATCAGCCCGATATCAGGTATCGAAGTATTTTAGAAGATAATGAGGGCAATTATTGGTTCGGGACCGATGGTGATGGCCTATTTAAACTAAGCCCCACTCCCATAACTATGATAGACGGGGAACAGGGCTTGAAGAATGACAAGATGCTCTCCATTACCAAATTAAAAGATGGCCGAGCTCTTTTTTCGACTAATTGCGGAGGGATTTTTGAGTGGGATGGAACATCTGCCCGGCGCTCCACGGTGCATAACTTTATGGATAGCGATTGTAACTGGTCGGTTTTTCAGGATTCAAGAGGCCGCATATGGATTGGCTCTTTGGGAGTTGTTTATGGAAGCGCACTGAATGAACCCATGTATACCTTTGAAAATGAACTTGCCTTGGGCGGGGTTGTTCCTGTATTTGGAATAGCAGAACATTCCAACGGTACAATATGGATACTTACTGAAGATGGCCTTTATGAATATGATGGGTCTCACTTTAACCATTATACAACAGAGGAAGGGCTGTATGCCAATGATACCAGGGCGTTGGTTGAAGATAGAGAAGGGACTTTTTGGGTGGGTACCAGGGCAGGGCTAAACAGAATAAAAGCTGGAAAGATCGAGAAGGTTGAACTGAATGCTAAAGAAACGGATAGTAAACAACCTCCGGTAAGAGCAATTTATGAAGATGGCGATGGCTATATCTGGATTGGAACATATGGTAATGGACTTTTCAGGCTGGATGGAAGTGAGGTTCTAAATATTACTAAAGAGGATGGCCTGTTTGATGATATCATCTCGCATATCGTAGAAGATGAAGGTGGCTATTTTTGGATGGGCAGCAATCGTGGCATATCAAATGTCAAGAGAAGTGATTTGAATGACTTTCTGGATGGTGAAATTGATCACATACAATCCAATTCTTACGGAGCTGCTGATGGCATGAATTCTGCTGAAACAAATGGGGGGTTTCAGCCTAGTTCTTTTACCGATTCTTTAGGCCGCATTTATTTTCCTACCGTAGCCGGCGTTGCCGTGGTAAACCCCGGGTTAGTCAGGAAGAATGAGGTATCGCCTCGGATTTATATCGAAAAGCTGAATACAGATGAGGGGCCTGTTGAGCTTTCTTCTGGTATATCACTATCCTACAACACTCCATATCTGGAAATTCTGTATACAGCTATAAGTTTTTCAGAACCTGAAAAGGTAGAGTTCCGGTATAAAATGGAAGGTTTGAATGATGATTGGATCGAAGTGGGAAATCGAAGAGAAGCACTCTATTCAAAGATCCCTCCCGGCGATTATACGTTTAGAGTGATTGCCGGGAATAGCGATGGAGTTTGGAATATGGAAGGAGCTTCATTGAATATTGTAGTTACACCACCCTTTTGGCAAACTACATGGTTCTATACCTTAATGGGGCTATTGGTTGCTGGTGCTGGTGGCCTTGTCTATTATTTGAGAATAGAGCAGCTTAAAAGACAGAATGCACGACAAAAGCGTTTCACCGAACAGCTTATTGAATCAGAGGAGCAGGAAAGAAAGCGGATCGCATCGGAACTGCATGATAGCCTGGGGCAACAGATCCTGGTTATTAAAAACAGGGCAGAGCTAGCTCGAAAATTTGTTGAACAACCTGCGGAACTGGACGAACAGCTTAATGAAATTATGCAAAGTGCTCTCATCTCAATAGCTGATGTGCGATCTATTTCACACGGCTTGCGGCCGGTTCATCTTGAAAAATTTGGATTGACTGAAGCGCTTCATAATCTATGCAGTCAGGTTCAGGATTCCTCCTCCATCGAGTGGAGTTATCATGTGGACGATATTGATGAGGTGATTCCCAAAGAGAAAGAAATTAACTTCTACAGAGTTATTCAGGAAGGGGTCAACAATATTTTCAAACATGCCCAAGCTACTGAAGCGTCAGTCATTATCAGGCGGGCAGATCCAGGATTGAAAGCTATGATATGGGATAATGGTATCGGCTTTGATCCTCATGATAAATTAAACGCGGGTGGACTTGGGTTGTCAGGTATGAATGAACGGGTTGAAACTCTTGGGGGTACCTTAATGGTTAACTCAGGTGAAATGGAAGGAACTACAATTACAATAGTTATATCGGTTAAAGAATGGGTAGTATCGTAA